A genomic stretch from Seriola aureovittata isolate HTS-2021-v1 ecotype China chromosome 13, ASM2101889v1, whole genome shotgun sequence includes:
- the scaf8 gene encoding SR-related and CTD-associated factor 8 isoform X2: MAAGIPPPSVTPVMPSSAAPVNNTTPGTPATPATPANLVQGLPDWASQITNTDTVAAVAQILQSPQGQQLQQLVQSLQMQQQKPQPSLLQALDAGLVVQLQALTAQLTAAATANSLNPLEQRVSSFNKKLLGPFDFSNDSERGEESKKDTSSSQLPMVSEPINSSLFHQLAEQLQQQNLEQFQKQLLEHQQHQQKAMSIEGQDSIFGQENSVATAQGSSQPQLPEPENKLDDSIDNQQQDMDLDEGPDGMEEEIFEAEEKKTVSTRSRTRSRSRSRSPKKRRSRSRSGSRKRKHRKRSRSRSRDRKRKSSRSYSSERRAREREKERQKKGLPPIRSKTLSVCSTTLWVGQVDKKATQQDLTNLFEEFGQIESINMIPPRGCAYICMVHRQDAYRARQKLSTGSYKIGSKVIKIAWALNKGVKQEYKQFWDVDLGVTYIPWEKVKLDDLDGFAEGGIIDQETVNDEWEAAKNAEPAKEVASQPVSAETTAVSNTQTETYNQQVTMMPVQLPVAQAVPSAVGLVPPTFPVTMGIPPPGYGPPPPFIRASFNASQPPPGFMQTAGMASATTSLVQPSVASNQEAVKESPFSAMIPPTSTIPGSFMPSAIPGAGVFNPVGVQTQATNEKTAQSAEGLDAAAELTLQGMQNAVRSGMGLLGMHPTASLTHPLHQSGLAGQRMPGLLPLDVRPNLLQPGAAARFPLLMQQGPAQQAAGLLDSSLQARARAPFSQLDPFNRAPNLTNESLSKTEDESSSGADEGKDQDYRFPPMEKQSTGLLRTPPPEHREPLGAGGGGAGGGGGGRPPLLQTPGTARTSLVGRLQALAGFTPDNRWNQARGDFDERDGMRGGPQAPGAPKGFQEERPTPGQNFPNRFDSRPGTAGGAGVPGNAGAAGGPQAWNRSGGATAPFDSELHQDLDDRRRPWDRQRDRDERDFDFRREMNGNRHSRERERERERDRERGRDRNREHERERDRDKERDRERERERGSWTPLLPLPTPLLPTPPLNPNLTLNQGKLLAPLKLNPQMQQRFQSPLLPQAQAKPSPMGLNQQLPQVQIKSPPPSQSQAAMPEPQSETSGPSETPQALSPLAAQSPDASPNSKSQSPLTEVPTQAESSPQSETPPQTESQSQPTAESPSKTTASPDTASPDTASPDTASPDTETPIQALPLVEASSQDSPVAFTLAASPPGETAHSLEEQESPQKDEEESQERASSPHPQWVNGPGMDSSNVAEPTPEASPEPTADPSSDSMHPESEPEQEQLASPKDVDNEQSEPMEEAASQPVVDTVTDTEGT, translated from the exons ATGGCAGCAGGGATTCCACCTCCTAGTGTCACCCCTGTAATGCCCAGCAGTGCTGCCCCGGTCAATAACACTACACCTG GCACTCCAGCCACCCCGGCCACCCCAGCCAACTTAGTCCAGGGTCTGCCTGACTGGGCTTCCCAGATCACCAACACAGACACTGTGGCTGCTGTGGCACAGATCCTACAGAGTCCCCAAGGACAACAG ctgcagcagctggtacAGAGTctccagatgcagcagcagaagccCCAGCCATCCCTGCTGCAGGCCTTGGATGCTGGCCTAGTGGTGCAGTTGCAAGCTCTGACGGCACAACTCACAGCGGCTGCTACTGCCAACAGCCTCAACCCTCTGGAGCAGAGGGTCTCTTCTTTTAATAAG AAACTTTTGGGTCCGTTTGACTTCAGCAATGATTCTGAACGCGGTGAAGAATCTAAAAAGGACACTTCGTCATCTCAAct GCCTATGGTGTCTGAGCCCATCAACAGCTCCCTCTTCCATCAGTTAGCtgagcagctacaacagcagaaccTGGAGCAGTTTCAAAAGCAGCTGCTagagcaccagcagcaccaacagAAG GCCATGAGCATAGAAGGGCAGGATTCAATCTTTGGCCAAGAGAACTCTGTTGCGACTGCTCAAGGCAGCAGCCAGCCACAGCTTCCTGAGCCAGAGAACAAGTTGGATGACTCCATAGACAACCAACAGCAG gACATGGATCTGGACGAGGGCCCAGATGGAATGGAGGAGGAGATCTTTGAGGCGGAGGAGAAGAAGACTGTTAGTACACGCTCCCGAACACGCTCAAGATCACGCTCTAG GTCTCCCAAGAAGAGGCGGTCCAGGTCCCGGTCTGGCTCACGGAAACGCAAACACCGCAAACGTTCCCGCTCACGATCCAGAGACCGCAAGAGGAAGTCATCACGGTCTTACTCAAGTGAAAGACGTGCCcgagagcgagagaaagagcgGCAGAAGAAAGGACTGCCTCCCATACGATCCAAGACTCTGAGTG TGTGCAGCACAACTCTGTGGGTGGGCCAGGTGGACAAAAAGGCTACTCAGCAAGACCTCACCAACTTGTTTGAAGAATTTGGCCAGATTGAGTCTATCAAT atgATCCCTCCTAGAGGCTGTGCCTACATCTGTATGGTCCATAGACAGGATGCATACCGCGCCCGCCAGAAGCTCAGCACCGGCTCCTATAAGATTGGCTCAAAGGTCATCAAG ATTGCATGGGCTCTGAACAAGGGCGTAAAGCAGGAGTACAAGCAGTTTTGGGATGTGGACTTGGGTGTCACCTACATACCCTGGGAGAAGGTGAAGCTGGATGATCTGGATGGCTTTGCTGAAGGAGGAATCATTGACCAGGAGACCGTCAATGATg agTGGGAAGCAGCCAAGAATGCTGAGCCAGCGAAGGAAGTTGCAAGTCAACCAGTAAGCGCAGAGACTACAGCAGTATCTAACACCCAGACTGAGACCTACAACCAGCAGGTTACCATGATGCCTGTACAG CTACCAGTTGCCCAGGCCGTTCCCAGTGCAGTAGGTTTGGTGCCACCCACCTTCCCTGTTACCATGGGCATACCCCCTCCAGGTTACGGGCCGCCACCACCCTTCATAAGGGCTAGCTTCAATGCCTCACAGCCTCCACCAG GTTTTATGCAGACAGCAGGAATGGCCTCAGCAACTACTT CTCTAGTGCAGCCTTCAGTGGCCTCCAACCAAGAAGCTGTCAAGGAATCACCATTCAGCGCTATGATCCCTCCAACCAGCACCATCCCTGGCAGCTTCATGCCCTCAGCCATCCCCGGAGCCGGTGTGTTCAACCCTGTGGGAGTCCAAACTCAAGCCACCAATGAGAAAACAGCTCAGTCTGCAGAGGGATTggatgctgctgcagagctcacaCTGCAAG GCATGCAGAATGCTGTCCGCAGTGGGATGGGTCTCCTTGGCATGCACCCTACAGCCTCCCTCACCCACCCGCTGCATCAGTCTGGTCTGGCTGGGCAGAGAATGCCTGGCTTGTTGCCTCTAGATGTGCGACCTAACCTCCTTCAGCCTGGGGCTGCAGCCCGTTTCCCACTCCTCATGCAGCAGGGCCCTGCCCAGCAGGCTGCTGGCCTCCTCGACAGTTCTCTACAGGCCCGTGCCAGAGCTCCTTTCTCTCAACTGGACCCCTTCAACAGGGCCCCGAACCTTACCAATGAAAGTTTATCCAAGACAGAAGATGAGTCTTCCTCTGGTGCTGATGAAGGCAAAGACCAGGACTATCGCTTCCCCCCAATGGAAAAGCAGAGCACAGGCCTGCTGAGGACCCCGCCACCAGAGCACAGGGAGCCCCTtggagctggtggtggaggagcaggaggaggtggagggggcaGGCCTCCCTTGCTCCAGACCCCAGGGACAGCCAGAACCAGCCTAGTGGGACGTCTGCAGGCTCTTGCAGGCTTCACTCCTGATAACCGCTGGAACCAGGCCAGAGGAGACTTTGATGAACGAGATGGCATGAGAGGAGGCCCACAGGCTCCTGGCGCTCCAAAAGGCTTCCAGGAGGAGCGCCCCACACCTGGGCAGAACTTCCCCAACCGCTTTGACAGCCGTCCTGggacagcaggaggagcaggcgTTCCTGGAAATGCTGGTGCTGCTGGGGGGCCACAGGCCTGGAACCGAAGTGGTGGTGCCACAGCTCCTTTTGATAGTGAATTACATCAAGACCTAGATGACCGAAGACGACCATgggacagacaaagagacagagacgaAAGAGATTTTGACTTCAGGAGGGAGATGAATGGTAACCGTCACAGCCGTGAGAGGGAGcgcgagagggagagagacagggagcgGGGCCGAGATCGCAACAGGGAGCATGAACGCGAGAGAGACcgtgacaaagagagagatcGCGAGAGGGAACGTGAACGTGGGAGCTGGACACCTCTTCTCCCTCTACCTACACCTCTGCTTCCAACTCCACCTCTTAATCCCAACCTGACCCTGAACCAAGGCAAACTGCTTGCACCACTCAAATTGAACCCCCAAATGCAGCAACGATTTCAGTCCCCACTCCTGCCTCAAGCTCAGGCCAAACCTTCCCCCATGGGTCTGAACCAACAGCTGCCTCAGGTGCAGATAAAGTCTCCACCTCCATCCCAGAGCCAAGCAGCTATGCCTGAGCCCCAGTCAGAAACCTCAGGTCCATCTGAAACCCCCCAGGCGCTATCGCCACTGGCTGCCCAGTCACCTGACGCATCACCTAATAGCAAGAGTCAGAGCCCGTTGACTGAGGTTCCCACCCAGGCCGAGTCATCGCCACAATCAGAAACCCCTCCACAAACAGAATCACAATCCCAGCCCACAGCCGAATCCCCATCCAAGACCACCGCTTCTCCAGACACCGCTTCTCCAGACACTGCTTCTCCAGACACTGCTTCTCCAGACACTGAGACCCCAATCCAAGCCTTACCTTTGGTTGAGGCGTCATCCCAGGACTCACCTGTGGCCTTCACACTAGCTGCCAGCCCCCCTGGAGAGACAGCTCACTCCCTGGAGGAGCAGGAAAGTCCACagaaggatgaggaggagtCACAAGAGAGAGCCTCCTCACCCCACCCCCAGTGGGTCAACGGACCTGGGATGGACAGTAGCAACGTGGCTGAACCCACACCTGAGGCCTCTCCTGAGCCCACTGCAGACCCTTCCTCTGACTCAATGCACCCTGAAAGTGAACCAGAGCAGGAGCAGCTTGCCTCTCCTAAGGACGTAGACAATGAACAGAGTGAGCCCATGGAGGAAGCTGCGAGTCAGCCAGTGGTAGACACTGTCACAGACACTGAGGGGACATAA
- the scaf8 gene encoding SR-related and CTD-associated factor 8 isoform X1: MEAVKAFNNELYSLNEYKPPISKAKMTQITKSGIKAIKFYKHVVQSVEKFIQKCKPEYKVPGLYVIDSIVRQSRHQFGTEKDVFAPRFSKNIIATFQHLYRCPSDDKSKIVRVLNLWQKNAVFKSDIIQPLLDMAAGIPPPSVTPVMPSSAAPVNNTTPGTPATPATPANLVQGLPDWASQITNTDTVAAVAQILQSPQGQQLQQLVQSLQMQQQKPQPSLLQALDAGLVVQLQALTAQLTAAATANSLNPLEQRVSSFNKKLLGPFDFSNDSERGEESKKDTSSSQLPMVSEPINSSLFHQLAEQLQQQNLEQFQKQLLEHQQHQQKAMSIEGQDSIFGQENSVATAQGSSQPQLPEPENKLDDSIDNQQQDMDLDEGPDGMEEEIFEAEEKKTVSTRSRTRSRSRSRSPKKRRSRSRSGSRKRKHRKRSRSRSRDRKRKSSRSYSSERRAREREKERQKKGLPPIRSKTLSVCSTTLWVGQVDKKATQQDLTNLFEEFGQIESINMIPPRGCAYICMVHRQDAYRARQKLSTGSYKIGSKVIKIAWALNKGVKQEYKQFWDVDLGVTYIPWEKVKLDDLDGFAEGGIIDQETVNDEWEAAKNAEPAKEVASQPVSAETTAVSNTQTETYNQQVTMMPVQLPVAQAVPSAVGLVPPTFPVTMGIPPPGYGPPPPFIRASFNASQPPPGFMQTAGMASATTSLVQPSVASNQEAVKESPFSAMIPPTSTIPGSFMPSAIPGAGVFNPVGVQTQATNEKTAQSAEGLDAAAELTLQGMQNAVRSGMGLLGMHPTASLTHPLHQSGLAGQRMPGLLPLDVRPNLLQPGAAARFPLLMQQGPAQQAAGLLDSSLQARARAPFSQLDPFNRAPNLTNESLSKTEDESSSGADEGKDQDYRFPPMEKQSTGLLRTPPPEHREPLGAGGGGAGGGGGGRPPLLQTPGTARTSLVGRLQALAGFTPDNRWNQARGDFDERDGMRGGPQAPGAPKGFQEERPTPGQNFPNRFDSRPGTAGGAGVPGNAGAAGGPQAWNRSGGATAPFDSELHQDLDDRRRPWDRQRDRDERDFDFRREMNGNRHSRERERERERDRERGRDRNREHERERDRDKERDRERERERGSWTPLLPLPTPLLPTPPLNPNLTLNQGKLLAPLKLNPQMQQRFQSPLLPQAQAKPSPMGLNQQLPQVQIKSPPPSQSQAAMPEPQSETSGPSETPQALSPLAAQSPDASPNSKSQSPLTEVPTQAESSPQSETPPQTESQSQPTAESPSKTTASPDTASPDTASPDTASPDTETPIQALPLVEASSQDSPVAFTLAASPPGETAHSLEEQESPQKDEEESQERASSPHPQWVNGPGMDSSNVAEPTPEASPEPTADPSSDSMHPESEPEQEQLASPKDVDNEQSEPMEEAASQPVVDTVTDTEGT; the protein is encoded by the exons ATGGAGGCCGTCAAAGCATTTAACAATGAG CTGTACTCATTGAATGAGTACAAGCCGCCCATCTCCAAGGCCAAGATGACTCAGATCACCAAGTCTGGAATCAAAGCTATAAAA TTCTACAAACATGTTGTCCAGAGTGTAGAAAAGTTTATCCAAAAG TGCAAACCAGAATACAAGGTTCCAGGGCTGTACGTCATCGACTCAATTGTTAGACAGTCACGACACCAGTTTGGCACGGAGAAGGATGTTTTTGCCCCTCGCTTCAGCAAGAATATCATCGCTACGTTCCAGCACCTCTACCGCTGCCCTTCAGATGATAAG AGTAAGATTGTACGGGTCCTCAACCTGTGGCAAAAGAATGCTGTCTTCAAGAGTGACATCATCCAGCCTCTGTTGGACATGGCAGCAGGGATTCCACCTCCTAGTGTCACCCCTGTAATGCCCAGCAGTGCTGCCCCGGTCAATAACACTACACCTG GCACTCCAGCCACCCCGGCCACCCCAGCCAACTTAGTCCAGGGTCTGCCTGACTGGGCTTCCCAGATCACCAACACAGACACTGTGGCTGCTGTGGCACAGATCCTACAGAGTCCCCAAGGACAACAG ctgcagcagctggtacAGAGTctccagatgcagcagcagaagccCCAGCCATCCCTGCTGCAGGCCTTGGATGCTGGCCTAGTGGTGCAGTTGCAAGCTCTGACGGCACAACTCACAGCGGCTGCTACTGCCAACAGCCTCAACCCTCTGGAGCAGAGGGTCTCTTCTTTTAATAAG AAACTTTTGGGTCCGTTTGACTTCAGCAATGATTCTGAACGCGGTGAAGAATCTAAAAAGGACACTTCGTCATCTCAAct GCCTATGGTGTCTGAGCCCATCAACAGCTCCCTCTTCCATCAGTTAGCtgagcagctacaacagcagaaccTGGAGCAGTTTCAAAAGCAGCTGCTagagcaccagcagcaccaacagAAG GCCATGAGCATAGAAGGGCAGGATTCAATCTTTGGCCAAGAGAACTCTGTTGCGACTGCTCAAGGCAGCAGCCAGCCACAGCTTCCTGAGCCAGAGAACAAGTTGGATGACTCCATAGACAACCAACAGCAG gACATGGATCTGGACGAGGGCCCAGATGGAATGGAGGAGGAGATCTTTGAGGCGGAGGAGAAGAAGACTGTTAGTACACGCTCCCGAACACGCTCAAGATCACGCTCTAG GTCTCCCAAGAAGAGGCGGTCCAGGTCCCGGTCTGGCTCACGGAAACGCAAACACCGCAAACGTTCCCGCTCACGATCCAGAGACCGCAAGAGGAAGTCATCACGGTCTTACTCAAGTGAAAGACGTGCCcgagagcgagagaaagagcgGCAGAAGAAAGGACTGCCTCCCATACGATCCAAGACTCTGAGTG TGTGCAGCACAACTCTGTGGGTGGGCCAGGTGGACAAAAAGGCTACTCAGCAAGACCTCACCAACTTGTTTGAAGAATTTGGCCAGATTGAGTCTATCAAT atgATCCCTCCTAGAGGCTGTGCCTACATCTGTATGGTCCATAGACAGGATGCATACCGCGCCCGCCAGAAGCTCAGCACCGGCTCCTATAAGATTGGCTCAAAGGTCATCAAG ATTGCATGGGCTCTGAACAAGGGCGTAAAGCAGGAGTACAAGCAGTTTTGGGATGTGGACTTGGGTGTCACCTACATACCCTGGGAGAAGGTGAAGCTGGATGATCTGGATGGCTTTGCTGAAGGAGGAATCATTGACCAGGAGACCGTCAATGATg agTGGGAAGCAGCCAAGAATGCTGAGCCAGCGAAGGAAGTTGCAAGTCAACCAGTAAGCGCAGAGACTACAGCAGTATCTAACACCCAGACTGAGACCTACAACCAGCAGGTTACCATGATGCCTGTACAG CTACCAGTTGCCCAGGCCGTTCCCAGTGCAGTAGGTTTGGTGCCACCCACCTTCCCTGTTACCATGGGCATACCCCCTCCAGGTTACGGGCCGCCACCACCCTTCATAAGGGCTAGCTTCAATGCCTCACAGCCTCCACCAG GTTTTATGCAGACAGCAGGAATGGCCTCAGCAACTACTT CTCTAGTGCAGCCTTCAGTGGCCTCCAACCAAGAAGCTGTCAAGGAATCACCATTCAGCGCTATGATCCCTCCAACCAGCACCATCCCTGGCAGCTTCATGCCCTCAGCCATCCCCGGAGCCGGTGTGTTCAACCCTGTGGGAGTCCAAACTCAAGCCACCAATGAGAAAACAGCTCAGTCTGCAGAGGGATTggatgctgctgcagagctcacaCTGCAAG GCATGCAGAATGCTGTCCGCAGTGGGATGGGTCTCCTTGGCATGCACCCTACAGCCTCCCTCACCCACCCGCTGCATCAGTCTGGTCTGGCTGGGCAGAGAATGCCTGGCTTGTTGCCTCTAGATGTGCGACCTAACCTCCTTCAGCCTGGGGCTGCAGCCCGTTTCCCACTCCTCATGCAGCAGGGCCCTGCCCAGCAGGCTGCTGGCCTCCTCGACAGTTCTCTACAGGCCCGTGCCAGAGCTCCTTTCTCTCAACTGGACCCCTTCAACAGGGCCCCGAACCTTACCAATGAAAGTTTATCCAAGACAGAAGATGAGTCTTCCTCTGGTGCTGATGAAGGCAAAGACCAGGACTATCGCTTCCCCCCAATGGAAAAGCAGAGCACAGGCCTGCTGAGGACCCCGCCACCAGAGCACAGGGAGCCCCTtggagctggtggtggaggagcaggaggaggtggagggggcaGGCCTCCCTTGCTCCAGACCCCAGGGACAGCCAGAACCAGCCTAGTGGGACGTCTGCAGGCTCTTGCAGGCTTCACTCCTGATAACCGCTGGAACCAGGCCAGAGGAGACTTTGATGAACGAGATGGCATGAGAGGAGGCCCACAGGCTCCTGGCGCTCCAAAAGGCTTCCAGGAGGAGCGCCCCACACCTGGGCAGAACTTCCCCAACCGCTTTGACAGCCGTCCTGggacagcaggaggagcaggcgTTCCTGGAAATGCTGGTGCTGCTGGGGGGCCACAGGCCTGGAACCGAAGTGGTGGTGCCACAGCTCCTTTTGATAGTGAATTACATCAAGACCTAGATGACCGAAGACGACCATgggacagacaaagagacagagacgaAAGAGATTTTGACTTCAGGAGGGAGATGAATGGTAACCGTCACAGCCGTGAGAGGGAGcgcgagagggagagagacagggagcgGGGCCGAGATCGCAACAGGGAGCATGAACGCGAGAGAGACcgtgacaaagagagagatcGCGAGAGGGAACGTGAACGTGGGAGCTGGACACCTCTTCTCCCTCTACCTACACCTCTGCTTCCAACTCCACCTCTTAATCCCAACCTGACCCTGAACCAAGGCAAACTGCTTGCACCACTCAAATTGAACCCCCAAATGCAGCAACGATTTCAGTCCCCACTCCTGCCTCAAGCTCAGGCCAAACCTTCCCCCATGGGTCTGAACCAACAGCTGCCTCAGGTGCAGATAAAGTCTCCACCTCCATCCCAGAGCCAAGCAGCTATGCCTGAGCCCCAGTCAGAAACCTCAGGTCCATCTGAAACCCCCCAGGCGCTATCGCCACTGGCTGCCCAGTCACCTGACGCATCACCTAATAGCAAGAGTCAGAGCCCGTTGACTGAGGTTCCCACCCAGGCCGAGTCATCGCCACAATCAGAAACCCCTCCACAAACAGAATCACAATCCCAGCCCACAGCCGAATCCCCATCCAAGACCACCGCTTCTCCAGACACCGCTTCTCCAGACACTGCTTCTCCAGACACTGCTTCTCCAGACACTGAGACCCCAATCCAAGCCTTACCTTTGGTTGAGGCGTCATCCCAGGACTCACCTGTGGCCTTCACACTAGCTGCCAGCCCCCCTGGAGAGACAGCTCACTCCCTGGAGGAGCAGGAAAGTCCACagaaggatgaggaggagtCACAAGAGAGAGCCTCCTCACCCCACCCCCAGTGGGTCAACGGACCTGGGATGGACAGTAGCAACGTGGCTGAACCCACACCTGAGGCCTCTCCTGAGCCCACTGCAGACCCTTCCTCTGACTCAATGCACCCTGAAAGTGAACCAGAGCAGGAGCAGCTTGCCTCTCCTAAGGACGTAGACAATGAACAGAGTGAGCCCATGGAGGAAGCTGCGAGTCAGCCAGTGGTAGACACTGTCACAGACACTGAGGGGACATAA